Proteins co-encoded in one Bacteroidota bacterium genomic window:
- a CDS encoding acyl carrier protein, translated as MSQLANELKTEIIKALNLEGVSPEDIENDAPLFGEGLGLDSIDALELIVLLDKNYGIKIDSAADGKAVFHSISSMVAYIESKK; from the coding sequence ATGAGCCAACTAGCAAACGAATTAAAAACAGAAATTATTAAAGCCTTAAATCTTGAAGGTGTAAGTCCCGAGGATATTGAAAACGATGCCCCACTTTTTGGAGAAGGTCTTGGATTGGATTCAATTGATGCACTCGAATTGATAGTATTACTTGACAAAAACTACGGAATTAAAATTGACTCTGCAGCCGATGGAAAAGCTGTTTTTCATAGCATTTCGAGCATGGTAGCTTATATTGAAAGCAAAAAATAA
- a CDS encoding T9SS type A sorting domain-containing protein: MKNTLLVLSTFCLSLFSANAQNSRFPDRGCATMEEDARMRAEHPEMGTLDDFERWMEQKIVEHKAASAEGRMQTSFTIPVIVHVIHTGQAVGTSYNISTAQINSQLDVLNEDYRRLNADTSLIPAIWKSVAADCEINFCPATVDPNGLPLNTPGIERINATTRGWSISGLTNTYITNNIKPATIWNTNKYLNVWVVPDYTNGAGIDLLGYATFPAGSTLSGITSSSTSTTDGFVCWYKSYGRVGNLDPTYNKGETATHEIGHWLGLRHIWGDATCGTDYCNDTPIAQSANYGCHAHPYHLGLCSGNTTGEMFMNYMDYSDDACLYMFTNDQKTRVQTCMSNSPMRVAQAASTACNSVVSAGEDAAALQITSPVASSCATSIIPQFKLINYGNVPLTSCTINYILDSGTVSTYAWTGSISSPGYATVQLPVISGSPTFSAGVHTLKIYTSSPNGASDVNAANDTVKTNFTITNPTATAINGSNFYSQPFSVTPFTAGAYPGFSLSNPNIGSPAWSYTNTAGGFGNSTSCVRVLNYSATNPNPYAAQTDEFNTPNFDFTATNPYYLNFNVAYAKRSGAINDSLLVYVSTDCDASWTKIYGKSQNNLATNGGTSVTSSFTPTAAQWRSESIDLSAYQGNSHVRFKFKNYNGGGNNIYVDDINVSNAPLAVASTASLQNQLLLFPNPSQGAFTLTLNLASQSDVKISIIDLLGNQVYNSKKSNVKNEDIQFDLSNLAKGVYFVEVATNKEKVTRRISIVD; encoded by the coding sequence ATGAAAAATACTTTACTAGTTCTCAGTACTTTTTGTCTGAGTTTATTTTCTGCTAATGCACAAAATAGCAGATTCCCTGACCGTGGTTGTGCAACCATGGAAGAAGATGCTCGAATGCGTGCAGAACATCCTGAGATGGGAACTCTCGACGATTTTGAGCGTTGGATGGAACAAAAAATTGTGGAACATAAAGCTGCATCAGCTGAAGGACGAATGCAAACATCATTTACCATACCTGTAATTGTGCACGTTATACATACCGGTCAAGCAGTTGGTACTTCCTATAATATTTCAACAGCACAAATTAATTCACAGCTGGATGTTTTGAATGAAGATTACCGCCGACTAAATGCTGATACCAGTCTTATTCCGGCTATTTGGAAATCGGTAGCTGCAGATTGCGAAATTAATTTTTGTCCGGCAACCGTTGATCCAAATGGTTTACCGCTTAACACTCCAGGAATTGAACGCATAAATGCTACTACCCGCGGATGGTCGATTTCAGGATTAACTAATACCTATATCACGAATAATATTAAACCGGCAACTATCTGGAATACGAATAAATACTTAAACGTATGGGTTGTTCCTGATTATACCAATGGAGCAGGGATTGATTTGTTAGGCTATGCTACTTTTCCTGCTGGAAGTACACTTTCAGGAATTACTTCAAGCAGTACTTCCACAACCGATGGATTTGTTTGTTGGTATAAATCATACGGACGTGTAGGTAATTTAGATCCAACCTATAACAAAGGTGAAACAGCGACTCACGAAATTGGCCATTGGCTTGGTTTACGACATATCTGGGGAGACGCTACTTGTGGAACTGATTATTGCAATGATACTCCGATAGCTCAATCAGCTAACTATGGGTGTCATGCACATCCTTATCATTTGGGATTGTGTTCAGGAAATACTACCGGTGAAATGTTTATGAATTATATGGATTATTCAGATGATGCTTGTTTGTATATGTTTACAAACGATCAAAAAACACGCGTTCAAACATGCATGAGCAATAGCCCAATGCGTGTAGCTCAGGCTGCTTCAACTGCATGTAATTCTGTTGTAAGTGCCGGCGAAGATGCAGCTGCATTGCAAATTACTTCACCTGTCGCAAGTTCATGTGCAACTTCTATCATTCCTCAATTTAAATTAATTAATTACGGAAATGTACCACTTACCTCGTGTACTATTAACTATATCCTTGATAGTGGAACGGTTTCAACTTATGCATGGACCGGTTCAATCTCTTCACCGGGTTACGCAACTGTTCAATTACCTGTTATTTCAGGTTCTCCTACTTTTAGTGCCGGTGTACATACATTAAAAATTTACACTTCTTCACCAAATGGAGCCAGCGATGTAAATGCTGCTAACGATACAGTTAAAACAAATTTTACCATTACAAATCCTACGGCAACTGCTATCAATGGTTCAAATTTTTATAGCCAACCATTTTCTGTAACACCTTTTACAGCCGGAGCTTATCCTGGTTTTTCACTTAGCAATCCGAATATAGGTAGTCCTGCTTGGAGCTATACTAATACTGCCGGTGGATTTGGAAATTCAACATCTTGCGTTCGAGTGTTAAATTACTCAGCTACTAATCCTAACCCTTACGCTGCTCAAACGGATGAATTCAATACTCCTAATTTCGACTTTACAGCAACAAATCCTTATTACTTGAATTTTAATGTTGCTTACGCTAAAAGGTCAGGTGCCATCAACGATTCACTTTTAGTTTATGTTAGCACTGACTGTGATGCCAGCTGGACTAAAATTTATGGTAAATCACAAAATAATTTGGCAACAAATGGAGGTACAAGCGTTACATCATCGTTTACTCCAACTGCTGCTCAATGGCGCAGCGAATCAATTGATTTGTCTGCTTACCAAGGCAATTCGCATGTGCGATTTAAGTTCAAAAATTACAACGGTGGAGGTAATAATATTTATGTGGATGATATTAATGTAAGTAATGCTCCTTTAGCAGTTGCTAGTACAGCTTCTTTGCAAAATCAACTGTTATTGTTTCCTAATCCTAGTCAAGGAGCATTTACATTGACATTAAATTTAGCTAGCCAATCGGATGTTAAAATTAGCATCATCGATCTTTTAGGTAATCAAGTTTACAACAGCAAAAAATCGAATGTAAAAAATGAGGATATTCAGTTTGATTTATCCAACCTTGCAAAAGGCGTTTATTTTGTTGAAGTAGCTACGAACAAAGAAAAGGTAACACGTAGGATTAGTATAGTCGACTAA
- the frr gene encoding ribosome recycling factor, with amino-acid sequence MNEEVQFFLDEAEEQMQKAISHLETELAKIRAGRASTQMLDGVYVEYYGTNAPLNNVAGISTPDPRTLVVQPFEKAMLVPIEKAIMAANLGFNPQNDGSLIRISVPPLTEERRKDLVKRAKAEAEHCKVTLRNIRKEANDAMKKLVKDGLPEDQGKVAETRVQTLTDTYSSKADKHIEIKEKEIMTV; translated from the coding sequence ATGAACGAGGAAGTACAATTTTTTTTGGATGAAGCAGAAGAGCAAATGCAAAAAGCTATTTCGCATTTGGAAACCGAACTTGCTAAAATTCGCGCCGGACGTGCCAGTACGCAGATGCTGGACGGTGTATATGTAGAATATTATGGAACCAATGCACCATTGAACAATGTGGCAGGTATTAGTACACCCGACCCACGCACCTTGGTAGTTCAACCATTCGAAAAAGCAATGTTGGTGCCGATTGAAAAAGCGATTATGGCCGCCAATCTTGGATTTAATCCTCAGAATGATGGTAGCCTAATTCGTATTTCGGTACCACCTTTAACCGAAGAGCGCCGTAAAGACCTTGTTAAACGAGCCAAAGCCGAGGCTGAACATTGTAAAGTTACCTTGCGTAACATTCGAAAGGAAGCAAATGACGCAATGAAAAAACTAGTAAAGGATGGTTTACCGGAAGATCAAGGGAAGGTAGCCGAAACTAGGGTGCAAACACTTACAGATACATACAGCAGCAAAGCCGACAAGCATATTGAAATTAAAGAAAAGGAAATAATGACTGTATAG
- a CDS encoding PD-(D/E)XK nuclease family protein, translated as MQPFLQKLAAYIYTHYPSKVSELCIVLPNKRAKIFLLHYLSKEFGKPIWAPAIYSIEDFISQLNGSQAIDEVTACFEFYTVYSKIEGDQAQSFDEFLTWAPTLLHDFNELDQYLIDTTALFNYLSDERAISLWNLGTKELSDFQKKYLRFWKSLSSYYTNYKQHLESKNLMFAGMAYRKAAEQCVPLTKNKNWHKLIFAGFNALNAAEKVCIKALVDAGMADVLWDADEYYVNQAHQEAGKFIREFKALFSKATKSGEFLWQGNELATRAKRIVIAGVAQQVGQAMVAGELLKEMAKNDTSNFKNHALVLADENLLMPVLHALPDEVKQFNVTMGYPLQHLSLHVLIDSIFTLHENAQKFGKSGSGNTNRYYYHDLKKVILHPYIIALAGNGDHNPKKSLRNFILELENENTLFISFAKIEKYFSLNNLPVFETVIDLLKPWQTDVTAALNILLNLLQTLLQNWSRSDTQQYTMEREVAAQYTKILKRIHSLINDTSNSVVTEFKTLHSLVSQLVKSQSIAFIGEPLEGLQVMGMLETRTLDFESVILVSANEGILPAGKKENSFIPLELKSKFGLPTYADKDAIFGYHFYRLLQQAKEIYLIYNTETDEFGSGERSRFITQIQHELPTINKQVTIEEKRYTFDLDKHILNEPIQLSKNAFVETKLLSLVQKGLSPSLFNTYRDCSLKFYFKYIAGLEETEDPEEGIDTASFGTVIHAVLEKNYSSFVNQSLDVQKLKQAFNDLSSKVENEFRAIQVNGDLTLGTNLLNVKVAEKYLQEFLATEIKLLGDLKKEGTTLKLVHLEKELTSTIEVNGLTINLKGKADRIDQIGNTIRIIDYKTGNVEASQALKIKDWEALKDEKFNKGFQLLMYAYLWSKTENTNKFELHSGIYSLRSLSKGLMLVSVDGAYNLNGEILQQFEDEVKVLLQEMLDKKKVFSQTSNHKICDNCAFKSICNR; from the coding sequence ATGCAACCCTTTTTACAAAAACTTGCCGCTTATATCTATACACATTACCCATCAAAAGTTAGTGAACTTTGTATTGTATTGCCAAATAAGCGTGCAAAAATATTTTTACTTCATTACTTGAGCAAAGAATTTGGTAAACCAATATGGGCACCTGCGATTTATTCGATTGAAGATTTTATTTCACAGTTAAACGGTTCTCAAGCTATAGATGAGGTTACAGCTTGTTTCGAATTTTATACTGTTTATTCAAAAATTGAAGGAGATCAAGCACAGAGCTTTGATGAATTTTTAACCTGGGCTCCAACCTTGTTACACGATTTTAATGAGCTCGATCAATACCTCATTGATACAACGGCTTTGTTTAATTATTTAAGCGATGAAAGAGCAATTAGTTTATGGAATTTAGGAACCAAAGAACTTAGTGATTTTCAAAAAAAATATTTACGATTTTGGAAATCGCTGTCGAGCTATTACACAAATTATAAGCAACACCTTGAATCGAAAAACCTGATGTTTGCCGGAATGGCTTATCGCAAAGCAGCTGAACAGTGTGTGCCATTGACAAAAAATAAAAATTGGCACAAACTAATTTTTGCCGGTTTTAACGCGCTCAATGCTGCTGAAAAAGTATGTATTAAAGCGCTGGTCGATGCCGGCATGGCCGATGTATTGTGGGATGCTGATGAGTATTATGTAAATCAAGCGCATCAGGAAGCCGGGAAATTTATTCGTGAATTTAAGGCCTTGTTTTCTAAAGCGACTAAATCGGGAGAGTTTTTATGGCAAGGTAACGAACTAGCTACACGTGCTAAACGTATTGTAATTGCCGGAGTTGCTCAGCAAGTTGGACAAGCCATGGTAGCCGGCGAATTGCTTAAAGAGATGGCTAAAAATGATACTTCTAATTTTAAAAATCATGCGCTCGTACTTGCCGACGAAAATTTGTTAATGCCTGTATTACACGCATTGCCGGATGAAGTAAAACAATTCAACGTTACAATGGGATACCCATTGCAGCATCTTTCGTTGCACGTATTAATTGACAGTATTTTTACCTTGCATGAAAATGCTCAAAAATTTGGAAAATCTGGATCAGGAAATACAAATCGCTACTATTATCATGATTTAAAAAAAGTCATACTACATCCCTATATTATTGCCTTAGCTGGAAATGGCGACCATAACCCTAAAAAGTCATTGCGCAATTTTATACTTGAGTTGGAAAATGAAAATACATTGTTTATTTCGTTTGCTAAAATTGAAAAGTACTTTTCGTTAAATAATTTACCCGTATTTGAAACTGTAATTGATTTGTTAAAGCCTTGGCAAACGGATGTTACTGCTGCACTCAATATACTTTTAAACTTACTGCAAACCCTGCTTCAGAATTGGAGTAGGAGTGACACACAACAATATACTATGGAGCGGGAGGTAGCTGCCCAGTATACTAAAATACTTAAGCGCATACATAGCCTTATAAATGATACTTCAAATAGCGTAGTAACTGAATTTAAAACATTGCACAGTTTAGTTTCTCAATTAGTAAAGTCGCAAAGTATTGCATTTATTGGTGAACCCTTAGAAGGATTACAAGTAATGGGAATGCTAGAAACACGCACCCTCGATTTCGAATCTGTAATTTTAGTGTCGGCTAACGAGGGAATTTTACCTGCAGGCAAAAAGGAAAATTCATTCATCCCGCTTGAACTTAAAAGCAAATTTGGCTTGCCTACTTATGCAGATAAAGATGCTATTTTTGGGTATCATTTTTACCGTTTGTTACAACAGGCGAAAGAAATTTATTTGATTTACAATACCGAAACCGATGAGTTTGGATCGGGCGAAAGAAGTCGGTTTATTACTCAGATACAGCATGAACTACCCACTATTAATAAACAAGTAACGATTGAAGAGAAGCGTTATACTTTTGACTTAGATAAACATATCCTGAATGAACCAATTCAACTTTCAAAAAATGCATTTGTTGAAACTAAACTTTTATCACTAGTCCAAAAAGGTTTATCGCCTTCTTTGTTTAATACTTACCGTGATTGTAGTTTGAAGTTTTATTTTAAATACATCGCAGGATTAGAAGAAACTGAGGATCCGGAGGAAGGTATTGATACCGCCTCATTTGGTACTGTGATTCATGCCGTGCTCGAAAAGAATTATTCCTCCTTTGTTAATCAGAGTTTAGATGTACAAAAACTGAAACAAGCTTTTAACGACCTATCTTCTAAAGTTGAAAATGAGTTTCGGGCTATACAAGTTAATGGTGACTTAACACTTGGAACTAATTTATTGAATGTAAAAGTTGCCGAAAAATACTTGCAAGAATTTTTGGCAACAGAAATAAAGCTGTTAGGCGATTTGAAAAAGGAGGGAACTACACTAAAATTAGTACATCTCGAAAAGGAATTAACTTCAACAATAGAAGTAAATGGACTTACAATAAATTTAAAAGGAAAGGCCGATAGGATTGATCAAATTGGAAATACAATACGAATTATTGATTACAAAACAGGGAATGTAGAAGCATCGCAAGCATTAAAAATAAAGGATTGGGAAGCATTAAAAGACGAGAAGTTTAACAAAGGTTTTCAATTATTGATGTATGCTTATTTATGGAGTAAGACCGAAAACACCAATAAGTTTGAATTGCATTCCGGTATTTATTCATTAAGAAGTTTAAGCAAGGGCTTAATGCTTGTTTCAGTAGATGGAGCGTATAATTTGAATGGAGAAATACTTCAACAATTTGAAGATGAAGTAAAAGTACTGCTTCAAGAAATGCTTGATAAGAAAAAGGTTTTTTCACAAACTTCCAATCATAAGATTTGTGATAATTGTGCATTTAAATCCATTTGTAATCGTTAG
- a CDS encoding beta-ketoacyl-[acyl-carrier-protein] synthase family protein, producing the protein MTKRVVVTGIGIISAIGKNTDESMQHFRSATSGIGAITHMDTVHKNNLPVAEVKYSNEELLSLLNISNHKSNYTRTSILGMYAAKQALESAGIHSVKEKKTGLISANSVGGMDKSEVFYTQFLANPGKGKISNIVGHDCGDSTEHIADYLGIKEQVTTLSTACSSSANAIMLGSRLIQHGLLDRVIVGGTDSLTKFTVNGFNTLMIFDKEACRPFDATRNGLNLGEGAGYIVLESEKSAAESGKKIRGFLSGFANANDAYHQTASSPDGNGAYLAMSQALAMSNLQPTQIDYINVHGTATQNNDLSEGIAMKRIFGETVPRFSSTKSFTGHTLGAAGGIEAVFSIMALEQQIIFPNLRFKTPIPELQLTPETELIEGAGIKHILSNSFGFGGNNSTLIFSAA; encoded by the coding sequence ATGACTAAACGTGTTGTTGTAACCGGAATTGGAATTATTTCGGCCATCGGTAAAAACACTGACGAAAGCATGCAGCATTTTCGTTCAGCTACTTCCGGTATTGGTGCAATTACACATATGGATACTGTTCATAAAAACAACTTACCGGTTGCCGAAGTTAAATACAGCAACGAAGAGCTGCTCAGCCTACTCAATATTTCCAACCACAAAAGCAACTATACACGTACCTCCATACTTGGAATGTATGCTGCTAAACAAGCGCTTGAGAGTGCAGGAATACACTCGGTAAAAGAAAAAAAAACCGGGTTAATTTCAGCAAATAGCGTTGGAGGGATGGACAAAAGCGAAGTTTTTTATACTCAGTTTTTAGCGAATCCTGGCAAAGGAAAAATTTCGAACATTGTTGGACATGATTGTGGCGATAGCACCGAACATATAGCCGACTATTTAGGAATTAAAGAACAAGTAACCACACTTAGCACAGCTTGCTCTTCATCGGCCAATGCAATTATGCTTGGTTCACGGTTAATACAACACGGACTGCTTGATAGAGTAATTGTAGGTGGCACCGATTCGTTAACAAAGTTCACCGTCAATGGATTTAATACGCTGATGATATTCGACAAAGAAGCTTGTCGACCATTTGATGCTACACGCAACGGATTAAATTTAGGAGAAGGGGCAGGTTACATTGTTTTAGAGTCAGAAAAATCTGCTGCTGAATCAGGAAAAAAAATTCGTGGTTTTTTGAGTGGATTTGCGAATGCGAATGATGCTTATCATCAAACCGCTTCCTCGCCCGATGGCAATGGTGCTTACCTGGCAATGAGCCAAGCGCTTGCCATGAGTAATTTGCAGCCAACTCAAATTGATTATATAAATGTGCATGGCACTGCTACACAAAACAATGACTTAAGTGAAGGTATTGCTATGAAACGAATATTTGGAGAAACGGTACCACGCTTTAGTTCAACAAAATCATTTACCGGACACACACTTGGTGCTGCCGGCGGAATTGAAGCAGTATTTTCGATTATGGCTTTAGAGCAACAAATTATTTTTCCCAATTTACGGTTTAAAACACCAATTCCTGAGCTACAATTAACACCCGAAACAGAATTAATTGAAGGAGCCGGTATAAAACATATACTTAGCAATTCGTTTGGTTTTGGAGGAAATAATTCAACCTTAATATTTAGTGCGGCCTAA
- a CDS encoding 3-oxoacyl-ACP synthase: MTTRITSYCRITNRFIYVNNALLHSNEDLAFADFAKQAYKLATLNYLKFFKMDNLSKLGLLAAEFTLAGKNWQERYTPDEVALCFSNASSSIDSDRKHQESIGDRSNYFPSPSVFVYTLPNILAGEICIRNGFKGENSFFIFEQFDAENMVNIVQQLFTNEQCKACVMGWINYDSEQADALCCLIEKSDNEKELPFNAENYSYLYFNTKPQ; encoded by the coding sequence TTGACAACACGCATTACTTCCTATTGCCGCATTACCAATCGGTTCATTTATGTGAACAATGCACTGCTGCATTCAAACGAAGATCTCGCTTTTGCCGATTTTGCCAAACAGGCCTATAAACTTGCTACACTAAATTACCTTAAATTTTTTAAAATGGATAATTTAAGTAAGCTTGGTTTATTGGCTGCTGAATTTACCCTTGCCGGGAAAAATTGGCAGGAACGGTATACACCCGATGAAGTGGCACTCTGTTTCAGCAATGCGAGTTCGAGTATTGACAGCGACCGAAAACATCAGGAAAGTATTGGTGATCGTAGCAATTATTTTCCCAGCCCATCCGTTTTTGTGTATACTTTGCCCAATATTTTAGCAGGTGAAATCTGTATACGAAATGGTTTTAAAGGTGAAAATTCTTTTTTTATTTTTGAGCAATTTGATGCTGAAAATATGGTCAACATTGTGCAACAGCTTTTCACTAATGAGCAATGTAAAGCTTGTGTAATGGGCTGGATAAATTACGATTCAGAACAAGCAGATGCGCTTTGTTGTTTAATTGAAAAATCAGACAACGAAAAAGAACTCCCATTTAATGCCGAAAATTATTCATATTTATATTTTAATACCAAACCTCAATGA
- a CDS encoding SRPBCC domain-containing protein has protein sequence MKKLQFKVSISAPASKVYDMMLGLSSKSTYEQWTALFNPTSTFEGNWEKGSKILFIGVDEKGEKGGLVSKIVDNRTDQFVSIQHYGLFKADKEITEGPDVEKWANGFENYSFEESNGTTLLIVDLDTTEDFINFMNDTYPKALEKLKEICEE, from the coding sequence ATGAAAAAACTACAATTTAAAGTAAGTATCAGCGCACCTGCATCCAAAGTATATGATATGATGCTGGGCTTAAGCAGTAAATCAACCTACGAACAGTGGACAGCTTTGTTTAATCCAACTTCCACCTTTGAAGGGAATTGGGAAAAGGGGTCGAAAATTTTGTTTATTGGAGTAGATGAGAAGGGCGAAAAGGGAGGCTTGGTTTCGAAGATCGTTGATAATAGAACTGACCAATTTGTGTCTATTCAACATTACGGACTCTTTAAAGCTGATAAGGAAATTACAGAAGGACCGGATGTAGAAAAATGGGCAAATGGATTTGAAAACTACAGCTTTGAAGAAAGTAATGGTACAACTTTGCTTATTGTTGATTTAGATACAACAGAGGATTTCATAAATTTCATGAACGATACATATCCAAAGGCACTTGAGAAGTTGAAGGAAATTTGTGAGGAGTAA
- a CDS encoding response regulator transcription factor, which yields MFVKPHVLLIEDETHIAQTIQLNFELEDYAVTCANDGKQALQLFKSQKFDAVVLDIMLPEIDGLSLCELFRDSDKSIPILILSARSSQEDKIEGLKLGADDYLAKPFNLEELLLRVKNLLKRSGNITIDKLDLPAYSFGTFQVNFLTYEASGLSGKKFLLNKKELLLLKLLIERKNEVVSRDEILEKIWDSDANPTTRTIDNYILAFRKYFEANPKEPCYFHSIRGVGYKFTP from the coding sequence ATTTTTGTGAAACCACACGTTTTATTAATTGAAGACGAAACGCATATTGCACAAACCATTCAATTGAATTTTGAACTGGAAGATTATGCTGTTACCTGCGCCAATGATGGAAAACAGGCTTTGCAATTATTTAAATCACAAAAGTTTGATGCAGTTGTTTTAGATATCATGTTGCCAGAAATAGATGGCTTAAGCTTGTGCGAATTGTTTAGAGACAGCGATAAAAGCATTCCTATTTTAATTTTAAGTGCTCGTAGTTCTCAGGAAGATAAAATTGAAGGATTAAAATTGGGTGCTGATGATTACCTTGCCAAACCCTTTAATTTAGAGGAGTTGCTGTTAAGAGTAAAAAATCTTTTAAAGCGTAGTGGGAATATCACTATCGATAAACTCGATTTACCGGCCTATTCATTTGGTACTTTCCAAGTGAACTTTTTAACTTATGAAGCAAGCGGATTATCCGGAAAAAAATTCTTACTCAATAAAAAAGAACTGTTATTACTTAAACTCCTTATTGAACGAAAAAACGAAGTAGTATCACGTGACGAAATATTGGAAAAAATATGGGATTCTGATGCTAATCCGACAACTCGCACTATTGACAACTATATTTTAGCATTTCGAAAATATTTTGAAGCAAATCCTAAAGAGCCGTGCTATTTTCATTCCATAAGAGGTGTGGGCTATAAATTTACACCTTGA
- a CDS encoding T9SS type A sorting domain-containing protein: MKLKITLLALAAALFSTSSFASHLMGGQITAKQISGLQYKVTLVAYRDTMGIPMYATATFNYSNTDTSSTWAANSTRSHGGSSTFINGVEEYTYIDTVTFPAAGTYMVQWDECCRNAAIVNMTNPGSESFYLNTLITVDGASSNSSPVFLNAPVTLAQLNNLFSYNPLPFDADGDSLAWSLVTPLSTSGMSGSTPVAGYVLPSGAAAQPFSLNALTGEITWIPDMMGNFASSFLVEEYRGGVKIGEIRRDMQILVINDTTNGARAAINTGGWPTNTSGNFSFSLPATSAFNLTVVATDGNNDLLTMSANGAPFALTTNPAYFSTASGLGIASCDISWTPNASQINNNSYNIAFRISEKHGVYTYVSDKTIQFQVITPLAVKEISKGNVVNEIYPNPSNGSFYLPFNLETAAQVKVEIMNANGQQVSVLANKMMNAGQNVILSADNNLSKGVYSVAVWVDGKKLSTKKLVITE; the protein is encoded by the coding sequence ATGAAATTAAAAATTACACTCTTAGCCTTGGCTGCAGCCTTATTCAGCACAAGCTCGTTTGCTTCGCATTTAATGGGAGGGCAAATTACTGCTAAACAAATTAGCGGTTTACAGTATAAGGTTACCCTAGTTGCTTATCGCGATACAATGGGTATTCCGATGTATGCTACTGCTACTTTTAATTATTCAAATACCGATACTTCAAGCACATGGGCTGCTAATTCAACTCGTTCTCATGGTGGTTCATCTACCTTTATTAATGGTGTAGAAGAGTATACTTACATTGATACTGTAACTTTTCCTGCTGCTGGAACCTATATGGTTCAGTGGGACGAATGTTGCCGTAATGCAGCAATAGTTAATATGACAAATCCAGGTAGTGAGTCGTTCTATTTGAATACCTTAATTACAGTGGATGGTGCATCAAGTAATTCTTCACCGGTATTTTTAAATGCTCCTGTAACTTTAGCTCAGTTAAACAATTTATTTTCATACAACCCACTTCCATTTGATGCTGATGGCGATTCATTAGCTTGGTCATTGGTTACTCCATTAAGTACTAGTGGAATGTCAGGTTCTACTCCTGTTGCAGGATATGTATTGCCTTCAGGTGCAGCTGCTCAGCCTTTTTCTTTAAATGCTCTAACAGGTGAAATTACTTGGATTCCAGATATGATGGGTAATTTTGCTTCTTCTTTCTTAGTAGAAGAATACAGAGGTGGTGTTAAAATCGGAGAAATTCGTCGTGATATGCAAATATTGGTAATTAACGATACTACCAATGGAGCTCGTGCTGCTATCAATACAGGTGGTTGGCCAACTAATACTTCAGGAAATTTCTCATTCAGTTTACCAGCTACTTCAGCGTTTAATTTAACTGTAGTTGCTACTGATGGAAACAACGATTTATTAACTATGAGTGCAAACGGAGCTCCATTTGCGCTTACTACAAATCCTGCTTATTTTTCAACTGCATCAGGTTTAGGTATTGCAAGTTGCGACATCAGCTGGACTCCAAACGCATCGCAAATTAACAACAACTCTTATAACATTGCATTCAGAATTTCTGAAAAGCATGGTGTTTATACTTATGTATCTGATAAAACTATTCAGTTTCAAGTAATCACTCCACTTGCAGTAAAAGAAATTTCTAAAGGAAATGTGGTAAATGAAATTTATCCTAACCCATCAAACGGTAGCTTTTACTTACCATTTAATTTAGAAACTGCAGCACAAGTTAAAGTTGAAATTATGAATGCAAATGGTCAACAAGTTAGCGTTTTAGCTAATAAGATGATGAATGCAGGACAAAATGTAATTTTATCAGCTGACAACAACTTAAGCAAAGGAGTTTACTCTGTAGCTGTTTGGGTTGATGGCAAAAAATTAAGTACCAAAAAATTAGTAATTACTGAGTAA